GGCCCAACGACGGGCACCGGGCGGTGGCCCGCTGGCAGGAGTCCGGCCTGCTGCACGGCGTGATCACGCAGAACGTGGACGGGCTGCACCAGGCGGCCGGCGCCCGGGATGTGGTCGAGCTGCACGGCAACCTGGCCCGGATCGTCTGCCTGTCGTGCGGCGCGCTGACCCCGCGCGCGGATCTGGAGGGCCGGCTGACCGCGGCCAACCCGCACTTCACCGCGGTGGCCGCCGCGGTGAACGCGGACGGCGACGTGGAGCTGGACGAGGCGGCGCTGGACGGGTTCACCGTGGTCGACTGCCCGGCCTGCGGCGGCCTGCTCAAGCCGGACGTGGTCTATTTCGGCGAGACGGTGCCGGCCGACCGGGTGTCCCGGGCGTTCGACCTCGTCGCCGGGGCGCGCACGCTGCTGGTCCTCGGCTCGTCGTTGACCGTGATGTCCGGGCGGCGCTTCGTGTTGCGAGCCGTCAAGCAGGGCGTCCGGGTGGCCATCGTGAACCGTGGGGTCACCCGCGGGGAGCCCTATGCCGACCTGATGATCGACGCGCCGCTCGGGGTGATCCTCCCGAATCTGGCGCCGGAGACCGATACCTACCGATTGTTGCCGCAGTAAACGAAACCGGTTCCGGCCGGTTATCGGACCGAAACCTAAATAGATCTCCCGGCCATTGACGTGACGGCCTTCACTGCGGTTGACTGCCGAAACCGGTCCCGAAACCGGTTCCGAACCCCGGCGTCACCGGCCGGACACAAAAACTCGGAGGAGCTGTGCCGATCACCATCGCCGACGTGGCGGCTCGGGCCAAGGTCAGCAAGACGACCGTGTCCCGGGTTCTCAACGGCAAGGGTGAGCTGGACGAGTCGACCGCCGCGCGCGTCCGTGCGGTGATCGATGAGCTCGGCTACGTCCCCAGCGCTCGCGCGGTCAACCTGGCCCGCGGCCGCACCCGGGTGGTCGGCATGCTGGTGCCCTCGCTGACCTGGCCCTGGATGGGCGAGGTGCTCCAGGGCGCGGTGGACGTGCTGGAGGCCGAGGAGTACGGCCTGCTGCTGTTCACCTGCAACCGCGGTGACGACTCGATGCGGCAGTTCGCCGCGCAGGTCGCCGCCAAGTCGTTCGACGGCCTGCTGGTGATCGAGCCGGAGGGCACCCTCGACTACATCAAGACCCTGCACCACCGGGGCCTGCCGATGGTCCTGATCGACGACCGGGACCAGCTCTCCGGCGAGCAGATCCCGACCGTCGGCACCACCAACCACAGCGGTGCGGCCGACGCGGCCCGGCACCTGCTGGAGATCGGGCGCCACAAGCCGCTCGTGATCACCGGCCCGGCCCGGTTCGGCTGCACCGTGCAGCGCACCGACGGCTTCGCCTCGGTCTTCGCCGAGGCCGGCCATCCCATCCCGGAGGCGCACCTGCTCTCCGGCGACTTCACCGTCGCGTGCGGTGCCGACGGGGTCAAGCAGGCGATCGCCGGCGGCCTCGACTTCGACGCCGTCTTCTGCCACAACGACCTCTCCGCCTTCGGTGTCGTGCAGGCCATCCAGGACAGCGGCCGGCGGGTGCCGGAGGACGTCGCGGTGGTCGGCTTCGACGACATCCCGATGGCGGCCCACCACAAGCCGCCGCTGTCCACGGTGCACCAGCCGATGCGCGAGATGGGCGAGGCCGCGGCCCGCACCCT
Above is a genomic segment from Actinoplanes ianthinogenes containing:
- a CDS encoding NAD-dependent protein deacetylase, with amino-acid sequence MGVMDLEVLEQVARLDGWLAEGGVVVLSGAGLSTDSGIPDYRGPSGSARRNTPMTYQTFTGDPLARRRYWARSHLGWRTIGLARPNDGHRAVARWQESGLLHGVITQNVDGLHQAAGARDVVELHGNLARIVCLSCGALTPRADLEGRLTAANPHFTAVAAAVNADGDVELDEAALDGFTVVDCPACGGLLKPDVVYFGETVPADRVSRAFDLVAGARTLLVLGSSLTVMSGRRFVLRAVKQGVRVAIVNRGVTRGEPYADLMIDAPLGVILPNLAPETDTYRLLPQ
- a CDS encoding LacI family DNA-binding transcriptional regulator yields the protein MPITIADVAARAKVSKTTVSRVLNGKGELDESTAARVRAVIDELGYVPSARAVNLARGRTRVVGMLVPSLTWPWMGEVLQGAVDVLEAEEYGLLLFTCNRGDDSMRQFAAQVAAKSFDGLLVIEPEGTLDYIKTLHHRGLPMVLIDDRDQLSGEQIPTVGTTNHSGAADAARHLLEIGRHKPLVITGPARFGCTVQRTDGFASVFAEAGHPIPEAHLLSGDFTVACGADGVKQAIAGGLDFDAVFCHNDLSAFGVVQAIQDSGRRVPEDVAVVGFDDIPMAAHHKPPLSTVHQPMREMGEAAARTLLAHFDGTPLPNRPTVIPATFTVRASTQA